Proteins from a genomic interval of Lycium ferocissimum isolate CSIRO_LF1 chromosome 2, AGI_CSIRO_Lferr_CH_V1, whole genome shotgun sequence:
- the LOC132047471 gene encoding uncharacterized protein LOC132047471 — protein sequence MLEELTKRVESGEKKIEANDKKVENYNSRVDQISGAPPVLKGPDSKKFVQMPFSPSAAPMKIPKRFRMPDIPKYNGTTDPNEHVTAYTCAIKGNDLADDERESVLLKKFGETLSKGAMIWYHNLPEHSIDSFAMLADAFVKAHAGAIKVETRKSDLFNVKQRDDETLREFVARFQMERMDLPPVTDDWAVQAFTQGLNSRSSITSMELKQNLIEYPAIAWVDVHNRYQSKIRVEDDKILRAASVSWHSGKGSDRLRRVVDRDSRSSYDRYQPYPLDRRGNGRNSESGKNDRRNDRRNDRGQSSRGLINRNAVDRAPGNRETPRLSEYNFCVDVATIAAVVIRNKETRHPRPIQSDPEKRDKSLICKYHHTHGHRTEDCHQLREEVARLFNLGHLREFLSERAKTHFKNLDSNKQDRPEEPQQVIHMIMGGTDVPIGPVVKRTKISITREKRIRNDDPDGPITFNDEDMEGIAQPHNDTLVARLISSDGESSNSWDY from the exons ATGCTCGAAGAATTGACTAAACGAGTCGAGTCCGGCGAAAAGAAGATAGAGGCGAACGACAAGAAGGTGGAGAACTACAACTCGAGGGTCGATCAGATTTCGGGGGCTCCACCAGTGTTGAAGGGACCGGATTCGAAAAAATTTGTTCAAATGCCATTTTCGCCGAGTGCGGCACCGATGAAAATCCCTAAGAGATTTCGCATGCCCGATATCCCGAAGTATAATGGGACGACGGACCCAAATGAACATGTGACTGCATATACATGTGCTATTAAGGGCAATGATCTCGCCGATGACGAAAGGGAATCAGTGCTACTTAAGAAATTTGGGGAAACCCTGTCAAAGGGGGCGATGATTTGGTATCATAACTTGCCCGAGCATTCAATTGATTCATTTGCCATGCTCGCTGATGCTTTCGTCAAGGCCCATGCCGGGGCCATCAAGGTCGAAACACGAAAATCGGACTTGTTCAACGTCAAGCAACGAGATGACGAGACCCTCCGCGAGTTTGTGGCTCGATTTCAAATGGAGCGCATGGACTTACCCCCAGTCACTGACGATTGGGCCGTTCAGGCTTTCACCCAAGGGCTCAATTCAAGGAGCTCGATCACATCTATGGAGCTAAAGCAAAATCTGATAGAATACCCGGCGATCGCCTGGGTTGATGTACACAACAGGTATCAGTCGAAGATCAGGGTCGAAGATGATAAGATTCTGAGGGCTGCTTCGGTATCATGGCATTCTGGTAAAGGGAGTGATCGATTGAGGAGAGTGGTAGATCGGGATTCCAGATCGTCATATGACAGGTACCAGCCTTACCCACTCGATCGAAGGGGAAACGGGCGCAACAGCGAATCAGGCAAGAATGATAGGAGGAATGATCGAAGGAATGATCGAGGCCAAAGTAGCCGTGGATTGATAAACAGAAATGCTGTCGATAGAGCCCCGGGAAATAGAGAAACTCCAAGGTTATCCGAGTACAACTTTTGCGTCGATGTAGCAACCATAGCGGCGGTCGTTATCCGAAACAAAGAAACAAGACATCCAAGGCCAATCCAATCTGATCCAGAGAAGCGGGATAAAAGTCTTATTTGTAAGTATCATCATACTCACGGCCATCGGACCGAGGATTGTCATCAGCTGAGAGAGGAAGTCGCTCGTCTGTTCAATTTGGGACATCTTCGAGAATTCCTAAGTGAACGAGCAAAAACTCATTTCAAGAACCTGGACTCCAACAAGCAGGATAGGCCGGAAGAGCCTCAGCAAGTGATACACATGATCATGGGAGGAACTGACGTTCCCATTGGGCCGGTTGTAAAACGCACCAAAATTTCCATAACGAGGGAAAAGCGTATCCGGAATGATGACCCCGATGGTCCCATCACGTTCAATGACGAGGACATGGAAGGCATCGCCCAGCCGCATAACGACACACTG gtagctcggctAATATCATCCGATGGAGAGTCATCGAACAGCTGGGACTACTAG